The following coding sequences are from one Salvia hispanica cultivar TCC Black 2014 chromosome 3, UniMelb_Shisp_WGS_1.0, whole genome shotgun sequence window:
- the LOC125214948 gene encoding squamosa promoter-binding-like protein 17, with translation MIYDDRGVAFKKMEKGSSSSSSSSINGSPAKKGRTAVVQPPRCQVEGCLVDLSGSKAYYCRHKVCGMHSKSPMVIVAGLEQRFCQQCSRFHQLPEFDQGKRSCRRRLAGHNERRRKPPPGPLLSSHYASLSPSVLTGGLETDLGTYSAFGGRDPWPDSSTSIGNFQLPWQMSSQAASLLQGSTTRSSYASAEDCFSGISDSTSALSLLSNEPWGSRSQALDHGVSSFLATNGAAEVDPIGRYPSWDFRGDHSLHEMMPPHPASNPYSMGQGLARPGDGPRHEFEPSNSYDSFGNHMN, from the exons ATGATATATGATGATAGAGGTGTAGCCttcaagaaaatggaaaagggttcatcttcctcttcttcttcttccatcAATGGCTCCCCGGCCAAGAAGGGGAGGACTGCGGTGGTGCAGCCGCCTAGGTGCCAGGTGGAGGGGTGTTTAGTAGATCTGAGTGGTTCTAAGGCTTATTATTGCAGGCATAAAGTTTGTGGTATGCACTCAAAGTCGCCAATGGTGATTGTTGCTGGCCTTGAGCAAAGGTTTTGCCAGCAGTGCAGCAG GTTCCATCAACTGCCCGAATTCGACCAAGGGAAAAGGAGTTGCCGGAGGCGCCTTGCTGGCCACAACGAACGCAGGAGGAAGCCACCTCCGGGCCCTTTACTATCGTCGCACTATGCAAGCCTCTCTCCTTCAGTGTTAACCGGAGGTCTGGAGACGGACTTGGGCACCTACTCAGCATTCGGTGGGAGAGATCCGTGGCCGGACTCATCCACGAGCATAGGAAACTTCCAGCTTCCGTGGCAGATGAGCTCACAAGCAGCTTCTCTCCTTCAAGGCTCCACAACAAGGTCTAGTTACGCATCCGCAGAGGACTGTTTCAGCGGGATCTCCGACTCCACCAGTGCTCTCTCTCTTCTGTCAAACGAGCCATGGGGCTCGAGAAGCCAAGCCTTGGATCATGGAGTTAGCAGCTTTCTTGCCACCAATGGTGCAGCCGAGGTGGACCCGATCGGTCGATACCCTTCCTGGGATTTCAGAGGTGATCACTCTCTCCATGAGATGATGCCCCCTCACCCTGCCAGTAATCCTTACAGCATGGGCCAAGGGTTGGCTCGGCCAGGCGACGGACCACGCCACGAGTTCGAGCCTTCTAATAGCTATGATTCTTTCGGCAACCACATGAATTAG
- the LOC125214949 gene encoding uncharacterized protein LOC125214949, whose protein sequence is MGRGRGKGKKQSALAARDDTGSGEDEKLPVRRRGRPQKPMKDDFEEVDEVEKIEEEDEDGEEAKNFALSKSSKNQAAVENGRKRKRPSQTKESDELVKEEEAKSNATVLIKPVGYRQHGSRRKNKPRRAAEVGVECK, encoded by the coding sequence ATGGGTAGAGGGAGAGGAAAAGGGAAGAAACAATCCGCGCTTGCTGCTCGTGATGACACTGGCAGCGGTGAGGATGAGAAGCTGCCTGTGAGGAGAAGAGGGAGGCCGCAAAAACCAATGAAAGACGACTTTGAGGAGGTGGACGAAGTTGAGAAGATTgaggaagaagacgaagatgGTGAGGAGGCGAAAAATTTTGCGTTGAGCAAAAGCAGCAAGAACCAAGCTGCTGTAGAGAATGgcaggaagaggaagaggccCTCACAGACTAAAGAAAGCGACGAATTAGTAAAGGAGGAGGAAGCCAAAAGTAATGCTACTGTCCTAATCAAGCCCGTTGGCTATAGACAACACGGGAGCAGAAGGAAGAACAAGCCTAGACGGGCTGCTGAAGTTGGTGTCGAAtgcaaataa